From Amycolatopsis sp. YIM 10, the proteins below share one genomic window:
- a CDS encoding gamma-glutamyltransferase family protein, protein MLPSKPELQGTSGAVASTHWLASATGMRILAKGGNAFDAAIAAGFVLQVVEPHFNGPGGDVSIVAHRAGRDDVQAICGQGPMPEAAGIDAFSELGLNSIPGSGLLPACVPGAFGGWMRLLAEFGTMRVADVLEPAIGYAEHGFPLLPETARAITVLAPLFQQEWHGSARTYLTGGPAPAAGSRFRNPALAHTYRQLIKAAESASTDRDAQIQAAHDAFYRGFVAEEIVEFLESGPMLDATGRRHRGLLTADDLAGWQPTVENAPSHHYGPYQAFKPGPWSQGPVFLQQLALLDGFDVARMGPGSADYLHTVVECTKLAMADREAWYGDPAFSDVPLAGLLDPEYTRQRRALVEEKAAPELVPGEPGGRRSFLPPPSTSDTVTADQEWQFQLQSGLPTILQATTAKADTCTVTAVDRHGNLVAATPSGGWLKSSPAIGALGFPLGTRGQSMHLVDGHPNSLAGGKRPRTTLSPTVVLQDGEPFVAFGTPGGDRQDQWTLQFFLNVADFGFDLQSATETTTFHTDGVPASFTPHACRPGVLVAEETCDPGVVRDLESRGHEVELVPEYSLGRVCATGITPGEGFVRAAASPRGRHAYAVCE, encoded by the coding sequence CATCGCCGCCGGTTTTGTGCTCCAGGTGGTGGAACCGCACTTCAACGGCCCCGGCGGTGACGTCTCGATCGTGGCGCACCGGGCCGGGCGCGACGACGTCCAGGCCATCTGCGGTCAGGGCCCGATGCCCGAGGCCGCCGGCATCGACGCCTTCTCCGAGCTCGGGCTGAACTCGATCCCCGGGTCCGGTCTGCTGCCCGCCTGCGTGCCCGGCGCGTTCGGCGGCTGGATGCGGCTGCTCGCCGAGTTCGGCACGATGCGCGTGGCCGACGTGCTCGAACCGGCCATCGGGTACGCCGAGCACGGTTTCCCGCTGCTGCCGGAGACCGCACGCGCCATCACCGTGCTCGCCCCGCTGTTCCAGCAGGAATGGCACGGTTCCGCCAGGACCTACCTGACCGGCGGGCCCGCGCCCGCGGCGGGCAGCCGGTTCCGCAACCCGGCGCTCGCGCACACCTACCGGCAGCTGATCAAGGCGGCCGAGTCCGCGTCCACCGATCGCGACGCGCAGATCCAGGCCGCGCACGACGCCTTCTACCGGGGATTCGTCGCCGAGGAGATCGTCGAGTTCCTCGAGTCCGGCCCGATGCTGGACGCCACCGGCAGGCGGCACCGCGGCCTGCTCACCGCCGACGACCTGGCGGGCTGGCAGCCGACCGTGGAGAACGCCCCGAGCCACCACTACGGCCCGTACCAGGCGTTCAAGCCCGGCCCGTGGTCGCAGGGCCCGGTGTTCCTCCAGCAGCTCGCGCTGCTCGACGGCTTCGACGTGGCCCGGATGGGACCGGGCAGCGCGGACTACCTGCACACGGTGGTGGAGTGCACCAAGCTCGCGATGGCCGACCGTGAGGCCTGGTACGGCGACCCGGCCTTCAGCGACGTCCCGCTGGCCGGACTGCTCGACCCGGAGTACACCCGGCAGCGCCGCGCACTGGTCGAGGAGAAGGCAGCGCCGGAACTGGTGCCCGGTGAGCCCGGCGGCCGCCGCTCGTTCCTGCCGCCACCGTCCACATCGGACACGGTGACCGCGGACCAGGAGTGGCAGTTCCAGCTGCAGAGCGGCCTGCCGACGATTCTGCAGGCCACCACGGCCAAGGCCGACACCTGCACGGTCACCGCGGTCGACCGGCACGGCAACCTGGTGGCCGCGACGCCCAGCGGCGGCTGGCTGAAGAGCTCACCCGCGATCGGCGCGCTCGGTTTCCCGCTGGGCACCCGCGGGCAGTCCATGCACCTGGTGGACGGGCACCCGAACTCGCTGGCGGGCGGGAAGCGGCCGCGCACCACGCTCAGCCCGACCGTGGTGCTCCAGGACGGCGAACCGTTCGTCGCCTTCGGCACCCCGGGCGGCGACCGGCAGGACCAGTGGACGCTGCAGTTCTTCCTCAACGTCGCCGACTTCGGGTTCGACCTGCAGAGCGCGACCGAGACCACGACCTTCCACACCGACGGTGTGCCCGCGTCGTTCACCCCGCACGCGTGCCGTCCCGGTGTGCTGGTGGCCGAGGAGACCTGCGACCCCGGCGTGGTGCGGGACCTCGAAAGCCGCGGCCACGAGGTGGAACTGGTGCCGGAGTACTCGCTGGGCCGGGTCTGCGCCACCGGGATCACCCCCGGCGAGGGCTTCGTGCGCGCCGCGGCGAGCCCTCGCGGCAGGCACGCCTACGCGGTGTGCGAGTAG
- a CDS encoding class I SAM-dependent methyltransferase, with product MVLIGNRPEFVELQDEEQRREWQAFTLSDLPEMISAMHVCHAVRALAETPLRDRLREGPRRTADDLLTGLDPDLGAGFLQYLVQRGVLETRGDEFFLTRLGEFLTTDVSLARLGVYVGAYGGVTNRIGDLLTGKATYGVDVVRDGAELGAHCATLFSVFHTPVVLGAMRERGVRRMLDIGCGGGQSIVDACVRDPELTGIGLDIDPGAIEVANDLARRAGVADRVEFVVGDAFAPRTWPEICAEADGLCMMSTLHEHFRNGEQAVVDLLDEIAELFPRQKILLVGEPELRYDGRENDDDFFLIHVLTGQGLPRDRSAWLDVFDRSTLRCRRVYSRPGAGPRICFYDLAAPTS from the coding sequence ATGGTGCTCATCGGCAACCGCCCGGAGTTCGTCGAGCTGCAGGACGAGGAGCAGCGCCGGGAGTGGCAGGCGTTCACCCTGTCCGACCTGCCCGAGATGATCAGCGCGATGCACGTCTGCCACGCGGTGCGGGCGCTGGCCGAGACCCCGCTGCGGGACCGGCTGCGCGAAGGGCCGCGGCGGACCGCCGACGACCTGCTGACCGGTCTCGACCCGGACCTCGGCGCGGGCTTCCTGCAGTACCTGGTCCAGCGCGGCGTGCTGGAGACCAGGGGCGACGAGTTCTTCCTGACCCGACTCGGCGAATTCCTCACCACGGACGTGTCACTGGCCCGCCTCGGCGTCTACGTCGGCGCGTACGGCGGCGTGACCAACCGGATCGGCGACCTGCTCACCGGCAAGGCCACCTACGGCGTGGACGTGGTCCGCGACGGCGCCGAACTCGGCGCGCACTGCGCCACGCTGTTCTCCGTCTTCCACACCCCGGTCGTGCTGGGCGCCATGCGCGAGCGCGGCGTGCGGCGCATGCTGGACATCGGCTGCGGTGGTGGTCAGTCCATTGTGGATGCCTGCGTGCGCGACCCCGAACTCACCGGCATCGGCCTGGACATCGACCCCGGCGCCATCGAGGTGGCCAACGACCTGGCCCGCCGCGCCGGCGTCGCCGACCGCGTGGAGTTCGTCGTCGGTGACGCGTTCGCGCCCCGCACCTGGCCGGAGATCTGCGCCGAGGCCGACGGGCTGTGCATGATGAGCACACTGCACGAGCACTTCCGCAACGGCGAGCAGGCCGTGGTCGACCTGCTCGACGAGATCGCGGAGCTGTTCCCGCGGCAGAAGATCCTCCTGGTCGGCGAGCCGGAACTGCGTTACGACGGCCGTGAGAACGACGACGACTTCTTCCTGATCCACGTGCTCACCGGGCAGGGTCTCCCCCGCGACCGGTCGGCCTGGCTCGACGTGTTCGACCGGTCCACCCTGCGGTGCCGCCGCGTGTACTCGCGGCCCGGCGCGGGCCCCCGCATCTGCTTCTACGACCTGGCGGCACCGACCAGCTAG
- a CDS encoding cytochrome P450: MTTTETSAVETDVDLFSTEVLHDPFPHYRELRDLGPVVYLTGYDLYGLFRYDQVRAELTDWETFSSAQGIAMNPTANEMSVDSVLAMDPPRHRKLRKVLDDALRPKYVRRVADDIERLADELVDDLMRRGEFDGVTDFARKLPVDVVMDLIGFPRNENREKILDWALGGFDFMGPSGERQASAFPAIQSLMRYLATDATADKLLPDSFGQIVWAAAGRGEITEDEALLTMSAYACAGLDTTIAGVSSTLWLLARNPDQWAILREDPKLVPSAFLEGVRMESPLQFFSRVTTRDVEIDGVRIPEGARIVHSYGSANRDERHFPDPDSYQVRRNPADSMGFGFGVHNCPGRSLASIEAHALFGALVKRASAIELTGEPARTPNNITRGLDSLPVRIH; encoded by the coding sequence GTGACCACTACAGAGACATCGGCCGTCGAAACCGACGTGGACCTGTTCTCCACCGAAGTGCTCCACGACCCGTTCCCGCACTACCGCGAGCTGCGCGACCTCGGGCCCGTGGTCTACCTGACCGGGTACGACCTGTACGGCCTGTTCCGGTACGACCAGGTGCGCGCGGAACTCACCGACTGGGAGACGTTCAGCTCCGCGCAGGGCATCGCGATGAACCCGACCGCCAACGAGATGTCGGTGGACTCGGTGCTGGCGATGGACCCGCCGCGGCACCGCAAGCTCCGGAAGGTCCTCGACGACGCGCTGCGCCCGAAGTACGTGCGCAGGGTGGCCGACGACATCGAGCGCCTCGCCGACGAACTGGTCGACGACCTGATGCGGCGCGGTGAGTTCGACGGCGTCACCGACTTCGCCCGCAAGCTGCCGGTCGACGTGGTGATGGACCTGATCGGCTTCCCGCGCAACGAGAACCGGGAGAAGATCCTGGACTGGGCGCTCGGCGGGTTCGACTTCATGGGCCCGTCCGGTGAGCGGCAGGCCTCGGCGTTCCCCGCGATCCAGAGCCTGATGCGGTACCTCGCCACCGACGCCACCGCCGACAAGCTGCTGCCCGACAGCTTCGGGCAGATCGTGTGGGCCGCGGCCGGACGCGGTGAGATCACCGAGGACGAGGCGCTGCTGACGATGAGCGCCTACGCCTGCGCCGGGCTGGACACCACCATCGCCGGCGTGTCGAGCACGTTGTGGCTCCTGGCCCGGAATCCCGATCAGTGGGCGATCCTGCGCGAGGACCCGAAACTGGTGCCCAGTGCCTTTCTCGAAGGCGTGCGGATGGAGTCGCCGCTGCAGTTCTTCTCCCGCGTGACCACCCGTGACGTCGAGATCGATGGTGTGCGGATTCCCGAAGGCGCCCGGATCGTGCACTCCTACGGTTCGGCCAACCGGGACGAGCGCCACTTCCCCGATCCCGACAGCTACCAGGTGCGCCGCAATCCGGCCGACAGCATGGGGTTCGGCTTCGGCGTGCACAACTGCCCCGGGCGCTCGCTGGCCTCGATCGAGGCACACGCCCTGTTCGGCGCGCTGGTGAAGCGGGCGAGCGCGATCGAGCTGACCGGGGAACCCGCTCGCACGCCGAACAACATCACCAGGGGGCTGGACAGCCTTCCCGTCCGCATCCACTGA
- a CDS encoding zinc-dependent alcohol dehydrogenase family protein: MKVAQLVEYGEPLELREIPDPAPEPDGVVLAVRASGICRSDWHAWHGDWGWLAGQIPLPRTLGHEIVGEVVAAGPEVRSVAVGTRVTVPFHLACGTCAYCRSGHANVCDNMQALGMSRDGGYAEFVGIPNADFNCVPVPESVSSVAASAIGCRFMTAFHAVSGQGQVRPGEWVAVHGAGGVGLSAVQIAAAAGASVVVVDLDPAKLALAEKQGASYTVDASTSADVPGAVRDLTGGGAHVSIDAVGARATVVNSVLSLRKGGRHVQIGLTSSDDAGQIALPIDVLTTRELSVIGSHGNPHSSCPRLLSLVGSGRLAPQDIVRHTVPLARAGQVLAEMSDFGTSGITVIDRF, from the coding sequence ATGAAAGTGGCTCAACTCGTCGAGTACGGCGAACCGCTCGAACTGCGCGAGATCCCCGACCCGGCACCGGAACCCGACGGCGTGGTGCTCGCCGTGCGCGCTTCGGGCATCTGCCGCAGCGACTGGCACGCGTGGCACGGTGACTGGGGCTGGCTGGCCGGGCAGATCCCGCTGCCGAGGACGCTGGGGCACGAGATCGTCGGTGAAGTGGTCGCCGCCGGGCCCGAGGTGCGCTCGGTGGCGGTCGGCACCCGGGTCACCGTGCCGTTCCACCTGGCCTGCGGCACCTGCGCGTACTGCCGTTCGGGGCACGCCAACGTCTGCGACAACATGCAGGCGCTCGGGATGTCGCGTGATGGCGGGTACGCCGAATTCGTGGGGATCCCGAACGCGGACTTCAACTGCGTGCCGGTGCCCGAATCGGTCAGCTCGGTGGCCGCCAGCGCGATCGGCTGCCGCTTCATGACCGCGTTCCACGCCGTCAGCGGGCAGGGCCAGGTGCGTCCCGGGGAGTGGGTCGCCGTCCACGGGGCCGGCGGGGTGGGCCTGTCGGCGGTCCAGATCGCCGCGGCGGCCGGGGCTTCGGTGGTCGTGGTCGACCTCGACCCGGCGAAGCTCGCGCTGGCCGAGAAGCAGGGCGCTTCGTACACAGTGGACGCGAGCACCTCGGCGGATGTGCCGGGCGCGGTCCGTGATCTCACCGGCGGCGGGGCGCACGTGTCCATCGACGCCGTCGGCGCCCGCGCCACCGTGGTGAACTCGGTGCTGTCCCTGCGCAAGGGTGGCCGTCATGTCCAAATCGGACTCACCAGTTCCGACGATGCCGGGCAGATCGCGCTGCCGATCGACGTCCTCACCACCCGCGAGCTGTCCGTGATCGGCTCGCACGGCAATCCGCACAGCAGTTGCCCGCGGCTGCTGTCGCTGGTCGGCTCCGGCAGGCTGGCGCCGCAGGACATCGTGCGGCACACGGTCCCGCTGGCGCGGGCCGGACAGGTGCTCGCCGAGATGAGCGACTTCGGCACGAGCGGCATCACCGTGATCGACCGGTTCTGA